The Rhododendron vialii isolate Sample 1 chromosome 8a, ASM3025357v1 genome has a window encoding:
- the LOC131297971 gene encoding uncharacterized protein LOC131297971, which produces MGGTFNPQILVEKLAKLNSSQQSIETLSHWCIFHMYKAKQVVETWDRQFHCSPREQRLAFLYLANDILQNSRRKGLEFVSEFWKVLPGALRDVIENGDESGKSAARRLVSIWEERKVFGSRGQILKEELVGRHLENSNTNGKHSAFKLRPSAGNTLDKIVSGYQVVYGGQLDEDNILGRCRNAISCIEKVDKEIGGVVSGKLNGSSVVEELQGQHAILRDCTEQLMAVESSRANLVSHLREALQEQEFKLDQIRDLLQAAQSQSEQASNLCRQLLADESMKEAHTTNAPQGFTAGNGEQSVPVMYTRQLPFPEKSGEDPKAAAAAVAAKLTASTSSAQMLTYVLSSLASEGVIGNKMKESSSDYASEKRTKLENDHHPAYIPSHNPQAPPVQPYPHPESVPITTQESNSNELQPPPPSSPPPLPPLPPPMQPYPVPQFMQSTSGLISVPYGYGTTQMQQTLPIPGYSPVGPPMHVDSSFIASPPNPYQSFQGSDGGFYSQPTSLPMAPMSRQ; this is translated from the exons ATGGGTGGCACATTCAATCCACAGATTCTGGTGGAAAAGCTGGCCAAGCTCAACAGTTCACAGCAGAGCATCGAGA CTTTATCACATTGGTGTATTTTCCACATGTACAAGGCAAAACAAGTTGTTGAAACATGGGATAGACAATTTCATTGCTCACCGCGTGAGCAGCGATTGGCTTTCTTGTATCTTGCAAATGATATTCTACAAAATAGTCGGCGAAAAGGGTTAGAGTTTGTTAGTGAGTTTTGGAAGGTTCTCCCAGGTGCACTTCGTGATGTAATTGAAAATGGAGATGAAAGTGGCAAGAGTGCTGCACGACGACTG GTCAGCATTTGGGAGGAAAGAAAGGTGTTTGGCTCTCGAGGGCAAATTCTTAAGGAGGAGCTTGTGGGAAGGCACCTGGAAAATAGTAATACAAACGGGAAGCATTCAGCTTTCAAACTG AGGCCCTCTGCTGGAAACACATTGGATAAAATAGTTTCGGGTTATCAAGTTGTTTATGGTGGTCAACTGGATGAAGACAATATATTGGGCAGATGTAGGAATGCTATTAGCTGCATCGAGAAAGTGGACAAGGAAATTGGGGGTGTTGTTTCGG GGAAACTGAATGGTTCCAGTGTTGTGGAGGAGCTTCAAGGGCAACATGCTATATTGAGAGATTGTACTGAACAGCTGATGGCAGTCGAATCATCAAGAGCAAATCTGGTCTCTCATCTGAGGGAGGCTCTTCAGGAGCAG gaGTTCAAGTTAGATCAAATCCGCGATCTACTTCAG GCTGCCCAGTCGCAGTCCGAACAGGCCAGTAATTTGTGCAGACAATTGCTAGCTGACGAGAGTATGAAGGAAGCTCATACCACCAATGCGCCGCAGGGTTTTACAGCAGGAAACGGGGAACAATCAGTTCCAGTAATGTATACACGGCAACTACCTTTCCCGGAAAAATCAGGAGAAGACCCCAAAGCTGCAGCAGCAGCTGTGGCGGCAAAGCTTACTGCATCAACATCCTCAGCTCAGATGCTTACTTATGTCCTCTCTTCACTGGCATCAGAGGGCGTCattggaaataaaatgaaagaatcTTCCAGCGATTACGCTTCTGAAAAAAGAACTAAGCTTGAGAATGACCACCACCCCGCTTATATTCCATCTCATAATCCACAAGCACCGCCAGTTCAACCTTATCCGCATCCAGAAAGTGTCCCAATCACCACCCAAGAATCAAATTCAAATGAATTACAACCGCCACCTCCGTCGTCTCCTCCTCCATTGCCGCCATTACCGCCGCCCATGCAGCCATATCCAGTGCCTCAGTTCATGCAGAGTACCTCTGGATTGATTAGTGTACCGTATGGTTATGGTACAACCCAAATGCAGCAGACACTGCCCATTCCGGGTTATTCCCCAGTGGGCCCTCCAATGCATGTCGATTCTTCTTTTATAGCTTCGCCACCAAATCCATACCAGAGCTTTCAAGGATCAGACGGCGGTTTCTATAGCCAGCCAACGTCATTGCCAATGGCACCAATGTCGCGGCAATAG